Proteins from one Podospora pseudocomata strain CBS 415.72m chromosome 4, whole genome shotgun sequence genomic window:
- the SSN2 gene encoding mediator of RNA polymerase II transcription subunit 13 (COG:K; EggNog:ENOG503NWJR): MEAGDYDTNTLLINNLSAVSYRIYEPIASHAYTFNASDVHDALRNDGHLVYMDSVRHGIWCFYLSTADPAVNPESIGLFARMVVCGYTLGLVGEGHFRPVDLFKSRMSGGDPINTPSSSSSAGFAADMGLQRAQSFNMPTPTTVGNVVLADVKGYASVPIPEIHRYFMKAALESLTTYFCRQIGAIALNPRAVLLPPEALNTDDADHVSALATFRVYLTTTGTLVISLNVSLSKSLVACSRPFQGSMMPPSPILAAPFGHFGSLQGILDTDNQGTENGFVQSPDTQIGRLRSGSGERFSQWKTLVCEVLKMHGMSSNILNGSSWLNVHFSQRKPYEQRGDGKNTPLVNPGPNAPWPSVLCFRRARVEPVGDVNFDKAVPGNAGEHGDPLSMVKSWCQGLSKREEDMSQRKKEREAALLREKAEVDGRNIQLNGHSPMNPRRPSNTGPALTAAGVMYPTPPDGVLQPGIMPLFDGTTVSPANLPPQNVVVDMEVNIQQDVSMTDGFGDEWDGQESKPEPTTAGFTDEHMYGDLDEDMFGGNELTDADFSFFDQPADNLDLDSHQVDGTGPSMDLQLTNNTAAQEPGRATQGPNSRQPGPTNAQPQFTKPELKHARSILAESRQQINAQNFNHNSAAGIKRQTSPFNPETVFKKIKASFKPLPPSRVAPKGGPPRRRSVFERVEFNPALSLDSVKYQASGPFTYQPPTLNSYLPNEGPLTTGRLLGSAKQRRNIKELSFDLLGLQKRINGAGASPAKRDEGLSDDDESSLESDDDTTSNVSARASSPAKSSVLRRRPDDDVISMAASFKDLENYATDSPGYSPNDMIRLSNSEVPELSLTRWFADPEPVPLRISVSDDDFITVAQVLTEQAAGGTLRLEPERPCSEIRDTRQGLVDAIRYSIQGLQRALPRALMGATECHFRAFAEVQDVPLLVQPVQPQSRVQMRPADLGRPTFQILPVPHIEVRRNNGQLALLPSALTFWESLGLGPAQGAKDVVAVCVFPHGEGMRDNATVFLERMRSMYELMNFGSHAKLPTTASIVDGLVSVPIDQGFVSPGIHLSRPHSIYTDHMANLALSLANVPMTEKNFVVYFAYNPENPTSIVDSCCAFQELFEHYKRCMLERKKQILNELVLQLIPLDLIASDTSMVVLPTPECMRLCIETYDRCTLFGGPMPAPAIILESALPREVPFRISPTPSPDILHENSHMHVAYAQSTDERWVTAAWTDPRGQKQMTASYCLGRRNKPLTRHISEVISEIWETTYDLISSCKVSWKIIVTKSGVMEPQEADLWIAKSQDEHRVVTSLTLVVVDANPSLQLVPPVVRVPPAGVHAAFYTTPVSTPQPFSVLSPEQGNNNPPTPTVVSSSHNNPATPNDNTNNDGGQGGDGNGVERTVVDVWDSVYSVVVAHRLSNSLGLTEINPAWASGYLVRRNASRGEDVPGVMEVGLVWCEQVNARGVGYEGVLREVMGEFRGLGTLARARGCMTEERDLRPWHVGVVERGCRVLGLLM, from the exons ATGGAGGCTGGGGACTATGACACCAATACTCTGTTAATT AACAACCTCTCTGCCGTTTCTTATCGTATCTATGAACCCATTGCGTCCCACGCTTACACGTTTAATGCCTCCGATGTCCACGATGCGCTGCGCAACGATGGCCACCTGGTATATATGGACAGTGTCCGCCATGGAATTTGGTGCTTctacctctccaccgccgacCCTGCCGTGAATCCAGAGTCGATTGGTCTTTttgcgaggatggtggtctGCGGCTACACGTTGGGTCTTGTGGGAGAGGGGCACTTTAGGCCCGTTGATCTGTTCAAGAGTCGCATGTCGGGCGGGGATCCCATCAACACGCCGAGCAGCTCGTCTTCGGCCGGATTTGCCGCCGATATGGGGCTGCAAAGAGCCCAGTCTTTCAACAtgccgacaccaacaacggtTGGAAATGTGGTTCTGGCTGACGTCAAGGGCTATGCTTCGGTGCCTATTCCCGAGATCCACCGATACTTCATGAAAGCTGCGTTAGAGTCCCTGACGACCTATTTCTGCCGACAAATAGGTGCAATCGCCCTGAACCCCCGTGCTGTCCTGCTTCCACCCGAGGCTCTCAATACGGACGATGCCGACCATGTCTCGGCCCTGGCGACCTTTCGGGTGTATTTGACCACCACTGGAACACTTGTTATCTCGCTCAATGTTTCCCTCTCCAAGAGCCTGGTTGCATGTTCACGGCCTTTTCAAGGTAGCATGATGCCTCCCAGTCCAATTCTAGCCGCCCCATTTGGACATTTTGGATCCTTGCAGGGCATTCTTGATACGGATAACCAGGGCACTGAAAATGGGTTCGTTCAGTCCCCAGATACCCAGATTGGCCGGTTAAGGTCTGGGTCAGGGGAAAGGTTTTCTCAGTGGAAGACGTTGGTCTGCGAAGTCTTGAAAATGCATGGCATGTCATCCAACATCTTGAATGGATCCTCGTGGTTAAATGTCCACTTTTCGCAAAGGAAACCATACGAACAGCGAGGCGACGGAAAGAATACACCGCTCGTCAACCCCGGTCCAAATGCGCCATGGCCATCTGTTTTGTGTTTTCGAAGAGCAAGGGTGGAGCCAGTGGGCGATGTCAACTTTGACAAGGCGGTGCCAGGGAATGCTGGAGAGCATGGTGATCCTCTGAGCATGGTGAAGAGTTGGTGTCAAGGGTTGTCTAAGCGAGAGGAGGATATGtcacaaagaaaaaaggaacgGGAAGCTGCGCTTCTTCGTGAAAAAGCCGAAGTGGACGGGAGAAATATCCAGCTTAACGGTCACTCGCCAATGAACCCCCGGCGACCAAGTAACACAGGACCAGCTCTAACAGCAGCAGGCGTCATGTACCCGACACCGCCGGATGGAGTTCTTCAGCCAGGAATTATGCCCTTGTTCGATGGGACAACGGTCAGCCCAGCGaatctccccccccaaaatgtGGTGGTCGATATGGAAGTAAATATACAACAGGATGTTTCAATGACGGATGGCTTTGGTGATGAATGGGATGGTCAGGAGTCGAAACCTGAACCGACAACGGCTGGGTTCACAGACGAGCATATGTATGGCGATTTGGACGAGGATATGTTTGGAGGAAACGAACTCACGGATGCCGACTTCAGCTTCTTTGATCAGCCAGCGGATAATCTGGATCTAGACTCTCATCAAGTGGACGGCACGGGGCCTTCTATGGACCTCCAGTTAACGAATAACACAGCGGCTCAAGAACCCGGACGAGCTACCCAAGGACCGAATAGTCGTCAACCAGGCCCTACAAATGCACAACCACAGTTTACGAAACCCGAACTTAAACACGCTCGCAGTATTCTCGCTGAGAGTCGACAGCAAATCAACGCCCAAAATTTTAATCATAATTCGGCAGCGGGTATCAAGAGGCAGACCAGTCCCTTCAACCCAGAAACTGTCTTCAAGAAAATCAAAGCCTCCTTTAAGCCACTACCTCCCTCACGGGTGGCACCCAAAGGCGGTCCTCCGCGGCGCCGGAGCGTGTTTGAGAGGGTGGAATTCAACCCTGCCCTTTCACTTGATAGCGTCAAGTATCAAGCGAGCGGACCATTTACGTACCAGCCACCAACACTAAACAGCTATCTGCCAAACGAGGGCCCTCTAACCACCGGTCGCCTGCTCGGATCTGCCAAACAACGGCGAAACATCAAAGAGTTGTCGTTTGATCTGCTTGGCTTACAGAAGAGGATCAACGGTGCAGGTGCCAGTCCAGCCAAAAGAGACGAAGGACTCTCGGATGACGACGAAAGTAGTTTGGAATCGGATGATGATACGACAAGCAATGTCAGCGCACGCgcctcttctccagcaaAGTCGAGTGTGCTGAGAAGGCGGCCTGACGATGATGTTATTTCCATGGCGGCTTCGTTCAAGGACCTGGAGAATTATGCCACCGACTCCCCCGGTTACTCTCCGAATGACATGATCCGCCTTTCCAACTCGGAAGTGCCAGAGTTGTCGCTGACGAGGTGGTTTGCAGACCCGGAGCCGGTGCCACTCCGTATATCTGTCTCGGACGATGATTTTATTACTGTTGCGCAGGTCCTTACCGAGCAAGCGGCTGGTGGGACTTTGAGGTTGGAGCCAGAAAGACCATGCTCCGAGATCCGGGACACACGTCAGGGGTTGGTAGATGCCATTCGGTACTCTATTCAGGGACTTCAACGGGCTTTGCCACGGGCACTGATGGGTGCGACTGAGTGCCATTTTCGGGCGTTTGCTGAGGTTCAGGATGTGCCATTATTGGTTCAGCCAGTCCAGCCACAGAGTCGGGTGCAAATGAGGCCGGCTGATCTAGGCAGGCCAACATTTCAAATACTGCCAGTACCCCATATTGAAGTCCGTCGCAATAATGGCCAGTTAGCGCTGTTACCTTCAGCACTTACCTTCTGGGAGAGCTTGGGTCTTGGTCCAGCGCAAGGTGCCAAAGATGTTGTCGCTGTGTGCGTGTTTCCACACGGAGAAGGCATGCGGGACAATGCTACCGTCTtcttggagaggatgagaagcATGTACGAGTTGATGAATTTTGGAAGTCATGCCAAGCTGCCCACGACGGCGAGTATTGTGGATGGGCTTGTCTCTGTCCCAATCGATCAGGGGTTTGTCTCTCCCGGTATACATCTTTCCAGGCCTCACTCAATCTACACCGACCACATGGCCAACTTGGCCCTATCACTCGCCAACGTGCCCATGACGGAGAAGAACTTTGTCGTGTATTTCGCATACAACCCGGAAAACCCGACGTCCATCGTGGATTCCTGCTGCGCCTTCCAGGAGTTATTTGAACATTACAAACGCTGCATGCTAGAGAGGAAAAAGCAGATCCTCAACGAACTCGTCCTCCAACTCATCCCGCTCGACCTCATTGCGTCGGATACCTCGATGGTTGTCTTGCCAACGCCAGAGTGCATGCGCCTCTGCATCGAAACCTACGACCGCTGCACTCTATTCGGTGGCCCCATGCCCGCCCCGGCAATCATCCTCGAGAGCGCCCTGCCCAGGGAAGTCCCCTTTCGAATATCCCCCACCCCGTCCCCGGACATCCTCCACGAAAACAGCCACATGCATGTCGCCTACGCGCAAAGCACAGACGAGCGCTGGGTGACGGCAGCGTGGACCGACCCCCGCGGCCAAAAGCAAATGACGGCCTCGTATTGCCTAGGCCGAAGGAACAAACCGCTAACCCGCCACATCAGCGAGGTGATATCCGAAATCTGGGAAACGACCTATGACCTCATCTCGTCGTGTAAAGTCTCGTGGAAAATTATCGTCACCAAGTCAGGCGTGATGGAACCCCAGGAAGCGGACTTGTGGATCGCAAAAAGTCAGGACGAGCACAGGGTTGTGACGAGCTTGACgctcgtggtggtggatgcgaACCCGAGCTTGCAGCTTGTgccgccggtggtgagggtgccgCCTGCTGGGGTGCATGCCGCGTTTTATACCACGCCTGTGTCGACGCCGCAGCCGTTTTCGGTGCTGTCGCCTGAACAGGGGAACAATAACCCGCCTACGCCGACGGTTGTGAGTAGTAGTCATAATAATCCGGCGACGCCGAATGATAATACCAATAATGATGGTGGgcaggggggggatgggaatggggtcGAGAGGACGGTGGTTGATGTTTGGGATAGTGTTTACTCTGTTGTTGTCGCGCATAGGCTGAGCAATAGTCTGGGTTTGACCGAGATTAATCCTGCTTGGGCGAGCGGGTatttggtgaggaggaatgCGAgtaggggggaggatgtgcctggggtgatggaggtggggttggtgtggtgtgaACAGGTGAATGCcaggggggttgggtatgagggggtgctgagggaggtgatgggggagtttagggggttggggacgttggcgagggcgagggggtgtatgacggaggagagggatcTCAGGCCTTGGCatgtgggtgttgttgaacgGGGGTGtagggtgttggggttgttgatgtga
- the MEU1 gene encoding S-methyl-5-thioadenosine phosphorylase (COG:F; EggNog:ENOG503NV1I; BUSCO:EOG09263KB4) encodes MTVSALPTTFDRPVHIAVIGGTGLSQIPGFVPIASVTPTTPWGAPSSPILIIEHSGVPIAFLARHGAHHQIAPHEVPARANIAALRSLGVRSIIAFSAVGSLQEHIKPMDFVVPDQIIDRTKGIRPFTFFEGGVVGHVGFADPFDAKLSAIVQKCAAAMKGDGVVLHKEGTVVCMEGPQFSTRAESNMYRSWGGSVINMSALPEAKLAREAELAYQMICMATDYDCWRNTEGEDVDVAMVMKYMAANSENAKHLVGAVLDELCKQENSALVLAKHWEGSAQGAVKFMTKPEGRDSEAMKRVEFLFPGFWEN; translated from the exons ATGACCGTCTCggccctccccaccacctttgACC ggCCCGTCCACATCGCCGTTATCGGCGGAACCGGCCTCTCCCAAATCCCAGGCTTCGTCCCCATCGCCTCCGTAACCCCCACTACCCCCTGGggcgccccctcctcccccatcctcatcatcgagCACTCGGGCGTCCccatcgccttcctcgcccgccACGgcgcccaccaccaaattGCCCCCCACGAGGTCCCCGCCCGTGCCAACATCGCCGCCCTCCGCTCCCTCGGCGTCCGCTCCATCATCGCCTTCTCCGCCGTCGGCTCCCTCCAAGAGCACATCAAGCCCATGGATTTTGTCGTCCCCGACCAAATCATCGACCGCACCAAGGGTATCCGTCCCTTTACCTTTTTCGAAGGCGGCGTAGTCGGCCACGTCGGCTTCGCCGACCCCTTCGACGCGAAGCTCTCGGCAATCGTCCAGAAGTGCGCCGCGGCCATGAAGGGCGACGGGGTGGTTCTCCACAAGGAGGGGACGGTCGTCTGCATGGAGGGCCCCCAGTTCAGCACCAGGGCCGAGAGCAACATGTACCGCTCCTGGGGCGGTTCCGTCATCAACATGAGCGCGCTTCCCGAGGCCAAGCTCGCGAGGGAGGCCGAGCTGGCCTATCAGATGATCTGCATGGCTACTGATTACGACTGCTGGAGGAACaccgagggggaggatgtggatgtggccatggtgatgaagtATATGGCTGCCAACAGCGAGAACGCCAAGCATCTTGTTGGTGCGGTGCTGGATGAGCTGTGCAAGCAGGAGAATAGCGCTTTGGTGCTGGCGAAGCACTGGGAGGGGAGCGCGCAGGGGGCGGTCAAGTTTATGACCAAGCCTGAGGGGAGGGATTCCGAGGCGATGAAGAGGGTCGAATTTTTGTTTCCGGGTTTTTGGGAGAATTAA
- a CDS encoding hypothetical protein (EggNog:ENOG503PGYB; COG:S): protein MTGAEAANIAANSPPPPPPPLELEPLPRNSNGRRPLSIEEVCFTSAMTCFEGLLKLDPAIGTRTMFYVTKFISRTLEKTHALKDVRENLSKSVEVWIWLTRDFAAAIPSLTTRSIGPLASLNDPDKGVTAQESTTLITKNYQSLRDDLQLLIKLMHIARNLLVVPEPEIPQDLCAAAQFDQMLYQTIILCVNVTSKAYDGDILEEGARLKLSEITELYKKLLVTCLQQAHNWIAKNDRNKMSFWSTVLFDEDAMEDSSLYGEGEFRPDVAKTEVQNWYERNSEFCPKARQLLVEYEETVARHGIPPGHLPCISPLAWNWLPEGSVRARADKASDNTKITPQWVEDEPDKFTQDQRYGRVSREVDVWWLKIRDPNYESWVVPMPTVEFAQQRTENCKANLVNRYAHAYRTEEHEVEDSVHSAEGNPLPEGSGEQDAKEGGHYAHDYNDDMIEEEDIDDDESYGEGPMSGLLTEVPNILDPKQIEALHMIVKSCILDNAGLALSNAGENLQKTRCRMFLALECGRSLLREILVFIAVWEKSEQSLIFQLTTQIVEAIHHSALIPYAWQSLRIPKDIISPAQTVLLRLVNNMFRARNADPPKAESKEHLRDVKLLHFLFIQFRSRIVPECAALMHLQAQIRNELCDPSDFPVDSWDMERAKDGLTQFLELLSTVNELQETRHYLIEWEAAYELIVLLKGLEAGVEKATMVQPVPARSAPRQQHDTPDHDDHGYDSEDHPLAPPPPLQEPAHKFPWAGIKGQILHILAGLLQPPNGRNGPGNPEVQDQILRHNGLVPLLNCCVYDDHNRFARERVQICLKWLMDGSNAANKFLRDLVAMNPQPSPQQLAQQAAQQGLRVDGLPSDVRVRTRGAQDEAAPPPRPNLSAVHAPSSRSLPPLVATNAGPGNPGGPPPPPPPGHVPVTAVLEVEVDENGEIDRDTLKEHILPPIRGGGGQQGERNRSEELLRNIMTLADEQAAAAAVAAGAGVGVVEGGVMGGNNNTHPRNRSEELLRDIITLADEAARLAMNSRPGGDGEGDETEEEEEVEEEEFM, encoded by the exons aTGACAGGAGCCGAGGCCGCAAACATTGCGGcaaactcaccaccaccaccaccaccacctctcgaGCTCGAACCATTACCTAGAAACAGTAATGGACGCCGGCCACTCAGCATCGAGGAGGTGTGCTTCACCTCGGCCATGACCTGCTTCGAGGGGTTGCTAAAGCTGGACCCCGCCATCGGCACAAGAACCATGTTCTATGTCACCAAGTTCATTTCACGGACTCTGGAAAAAACACATGCCCTCAAGGATGTCAGGGAAAATCTGTCAAAAAGCGTCGAGGTCTGGATATGGTTAACCAGAGACTTTGCCGCTGCCATCCCCAGTTTAACAACCCGTTCCATCGGACCTCTGGCCAGCTTGAATGATCCAGACAAGGGCGTCACGGCTCAGGAGAGCACAACTTTGATCACCAAAAATTACCAATCTTTGAGGGACGATCTTCAGCTGTTGATCAAGTTGATGCACATTGCTAGAAACCTCCTGGTTGTGCCCGAGCCTGAGATCCCCCAAGATTTATGTGCTGCGGCCCAGTTCGACCAGATGCTCTACCAAACCATCATTCTTTGTGTTAATGTCACAAGTAAGGCTTACGACGGCGATATTCTGGAAGAGGGTGCCAGGCTGAAGTTGAGCGAGATCACCGAGCTGT ATAAGAAACTGCTGGTTACGTGTCTTCAACAAGCCCACAACTGGATTGCCAAAAATGACAGAAACAAAATGTCGTTCTGGTCGACTGTTCTTTTCGACGAGGACGCCATGGAAGATAGCAGCCTGtatggagagggagagttCCGGCCTGATGTCGCCAAAACGGAGGTGCAAAACTGGTATGAGCGCAATTCCGAGTTTTGTCCCAAAGCTCGCCAACTCCTCGTTGAATACGAGGAGACGGTGGCACGTCATGGCATTCCTCCAGGACATTTACCATGCATCTCACCACTGGCCTGGAACTGGCTGCCAGAAGGCTCGGTGAGGGCCCGTGCGGACAAGGCATCagacaacaccaagatcacGCCGCAATGGGTAGAGGACGAGCCCGACAAGTTCACCCAAGACCAGCGTTATGGGCGCGTGTCACGAGAGGTGGATGTCTGGTGGCTCAAGATCCGCGATCCCAACTACGAAAGCTGGGTGGTTCCGATGCCGACGGTCGAGTTTGCCCAGCAGAGAACAGAAAACTGCAAGGCCAATCTCGTCAACCGGTACGCGCATGCCTACAGGACAGAAGAGCACGAGGTTGAGGACTCGGTGCACTCTGCTGAAGGAAACCCACTACCTGAGGGATCGGGAGAGCAAGATGCCAAGGAGGGTGGCCATTACGCTCATGACTATAATGACGACATGATCGAAGAGGAAGACATTGACGATGACGAGTCCTACGGGGAAGGTCCCATGAGTGGCCTCCTCACCGAGGTGCCCAACATTTTGGATCCCAAGCAGATCGAAGCCCTCCACATGATTGTCAAGTCGTGTATTCTCGACAACGCCGGTCTCGCACTTAGTAACGCGGGGGAAAATCTGCAAAAGACCAGGTGCAGAATGTTTCTTGCGCTGGAATGCGGACGGAGTTTGCTTCGGGAAATACTCGTCTTCATTGCCGTGTGGGAGAAGTCGGAGCAATCACTCATTTTCCAGCTCACGACGCAGATTGTGGAGGCGATTCACCATAGTGCCCTGATCCCCTACGCCTGGCAGTCGTTGAGAATACCAAAGGATATAATCTCACCCGCTCAGACAGTCTTGCTGCGGCTGGTCAACAACATGTTCCGGGCTCGGAATGCCGATCCACCAAAAGCAGAGTCGAAGGAGCATCTTCGAGATGTCAAGCTTTTGCATTTCCTGTTTATTCAGTTCCGTAGTCGGATTGTACCCGAGTGCGCTGCCTTGATGCATCTTCAGGCGCAGATCAGGAACGAGTTGTGTGATCCGTCGGATTTCCCCGTCGACAGCTGGGATATGGAGCGTGCAAAGGATGGGCTGACGCAATTTTTGGAACTCTTGTCAACGGTCAATGAGCTACAGGAGACGAGGCATTATCTTATCGAGTGGGAGGCGGCTTACGAGCTGATCGTGTTGCTCAAGGGGCTTGAGGCCGGTGTAGAAAAGGCAACCATGGTTCAGCCAGTGCCTGCCCGTTCTGCCCCACGCCAGCAGCATGATACCCCCGACCATGACGATCACGGTTACGACTCGGAGGACCACCCTctcgctccccctcccccgcttcAGGAGCCAGCACACAAGTTCCCCTGGGCTGGCATAAAAGGCCAGATCCTCCATATTCTGGCCGGTCTGCTCCAACCACCCAACGGGCGAAACGGTCCCGGCAACCCGGAGGTCCAAGACCAAATCCTCCGCCACAACGGTCTCGTCCCCCTACTCAACTGCTGCGTCTACGACGACCACAACCGGTTCGCAAGAGAGCGGGTTCAGATCTGTCTCAAGTGGTTGATGGACGGCTCCAACGCGGCTAACAAATTCCTGAGGGATCTGGTGGCCATGAACCCCCAGCCTAGCCCACAACAACTCGCGCAACAGGCGGCTCAACAGGGTCTTAGGGTAGACGGTCTGCCATCAGATGTTAGAGTTCGCACCCGGGGGGCGCAAGATGAagccgctcctcctccgagaCCTAACCTGAGCGCTGTCCACGCCCCCTCAAGCAGGTCCCTGCCTCCCCTGGTAGCGACGAATGCTGGGCCGGGGAATCCAGGgggccctcctcctccgccgccaccggGACATGTACCTGTCAcggcggtgttggaggtggaggtggatgagaatGGGGAGATTGATAGGGATACGCTGAAGGAACATATATTGCCTCCGAtcagggggggtggtggtcaacaAGGGGAGAGGAATAGGTCAGaggagttgttgaggaaCATCATGACTTTGGCGGATGagcaggctgctgctgctgctgttgcagcgggggcgggggtgggggtggtggaaggtggAGTGATGGGGGGAAATAATAATACTCATCCGAGGAATCGGTCGGAGGAGTTGTTGAGGGATATTATCACGTTGGCGGATgaggcggcgaggttggcgatgaATAGTCGGcctgggggggatggggagggggatgagacggaggaggaggaggaggtggaggaggaggagtttatGTGA